In a genomic window of Telopea speciosissima isolate NSW1024214 ecotype Mountain lineage chromosome 5, Tspe_v1, whole genome shotgun sequence:
- the LOC122662980 gene encoding uncharacterized protein LOC122662980, whose protein sequence is MQLKTYAEVVHKSQIYEAVEKNAIMDEKVEPKKKFKKSFATPTANKDNWKKFHKKKPQGNVDYKKYSKNHKGDCLVGTFTYFKCKELGHLARNCPTLKEQPERNPQGGQANQNFQNRKDTQGNQKPRASGRVFTMTKKDAEASPSVVAGVLKISGIPAYVLFDSGSTHSFVLSTFATKLNVVPKVLNYQLCVPTPSRGMIETELICEAYDVEIMDIIIDCRLNSVRNEGF, encoded by the coding sequence ATGCAACTGAAGACATATGCTGAAGTAGTCCACAAATCTCAGATTTATGAGGCTGTGGAGAAGAATGCAATTATGGATGAAAAAgttgaaccaaagaaaaagttCAAGAAGAGTTTTGCTACCCCTACAGCAAACAAGGACAATTGGAAGAAATTCCACAAGAAAAAGCCCCAAGGAAATGTTGACTACAAGAAGTATAGTAAGAACCACAAGGGTGATTGTTTGGTAGGAACGTTCACTTACTTCAAGTGTAAGGAACTTGGACATCTTGCAAGGAATTGTCCAACTCTGAAGGAGCAGCCAGAGCGAAACCCCCAAGGAGGGCAagccaatcaaaatttccagaaTAGAAAGGACACTCAAGGAAACCAGAAGCCAAGAGCCTCTGGTAGGGTTTTCACAATGACTAAGAAGGATGCAGAGGCGTCTCCCTCTGTTGTGGCAGGTGTGCTGAAAATCTCTGGAATACCTGcttatgtcctatttgattCGGGATCCACTCATAGTTTTGTATTGAGTACCTTTGCGACTAAATTAAATGTTGTGCCCAAAGTTTTGAATTACCAGTTGTGTGTGCCTACACCTTCTAGAGGAATGATAGAGACAGAATTAATTTGTGAAGCATATGATGTAGAGATTATGGATATAATAATTGACTGCAGACTTAATTCTGTTAgaaatgaaggattttga